In Pseudomonas poae, a single genomic region encodes these proteins:
- a CDS encoding OprD family porin produces the protein MRVMKWSMIALAVSAGTSQFAMASAQDDSKGFVDDSTFSINTRALYFSRDIRNEPASGYGTVNGKRKSRSEETGLGFNALYQSGFTQGTIGVGVDAIGLLGLKLDSGKGRAGTGLFPNGSDGRAQDDYSKGGAAVKFRISNTVLKVGDQYTTAPVFASDDSRLLPELPQGISITSNEIKDLKLEAGHFTSIVAQDHTYKDSISSYEPITERGLRDANFVGGVYSWTPEFTTSLYYSKVEDYWKKLYANVNWTHALSDDQSLAVDFNIYSTKSDGAGLQRAEKDNTTKLDNRAFSLQGAYTIGAHTFTLAAQKVSGDGDYGYGVDGGGTIFLANSVARSDFNAEGEKSFQARYDINMATFGVPGLSFMTRYITGSGADTGVTNNGKEWERDIEAKYVIQSGPAKDLSLRVRQATYRSSDGVYYGSASLDELRLIAQYPLNIL, from the coding sequence ATGCGCGTGATGAAGTGGAGCATGATCGCCCTGGCTGTTTCAGCAGGCACCTCGCAGTTCGCAATGGCGTCCGCCCAGGATGATTCCAAGGGTTTTGTGGACGACAGCACTTTCAGTATCAATACCCGTGCGCTGTATTTCAGCCGTGACATCCGTAACGAACCCGCTAGCGGTTACGGTACCGTCAACGGTAAGAGAAAGAGCCGCTCCGAAGAAACCGGCCTGGGCTTTAACGCCCTCTATCAGTCGGGCTTTACCCAAGGCACCATTGGCGTTGGTGTGGATGCTATCGGCCTCCTGGGCTTGAAACTCGACAGCGGCAAGGGCCGTGCAGGTACCGGTCTGTTCCCTAATGGCTCAGATGGTCGCGCACAAGACGATTACTCCAAAGGCGGCGCTGCGGTTAAATTCCGCATCTCCAACACCGTGCTGAAGGTGGGTGATCAATACACCACCGCCCCAGTATTTGCCTCCGATGACAGCCGCTTGCTGCCGGAACTGCCGCAAGGCATCTCCATCACCAGCAACGAAATCAAAGACCTGAAACTTGAAGCGGGTCACTTCACTTCGATCGTTGCCCAGGACCACACCTACAAAGACAGTATCTCCAGCTACGAACCTATCACGGAGCGTGGGCTGCGAGACGCGAACTTCGTCGGCGGCGTTTATTCCTGGACTCCAGAGTTCACCACCAGCCTCTACTACTCCAAAGTGGAAGACTACTGGAAAAAACTCTACGCCAACGTGAACTGGACCCACGCGCTCAGTGATGACCAATCCTTGGCCGTTGACTTCAACATCTACAGCACCAAGAGCGACGGCGCAGGCCTGCAACGCGCAGAAAAAGACAACACCACCAAGCTCGACAACCGTGCATTCAGCTTGCAAGGTGCGTACACCATCGGCGCGCACACCTTCACCCTGGCAGCACAGAAGGTTAGCGGTGACGGCGACTACGGTTACGGCGTAGACGGCGGCGGCACAATCTTCCTGGCCAACTCTGTCGCTCGTTCCGACTTCAACGCCGAAGGCGAGAAATCGTTCCAGGCTCGCTACGACATCAACATGGCGACCTTTGGCGTTCCTGGCCTGAGCTTCATGACTCGTTACATTACCGGTAGCGGCGCTGATACTGGCGTTACCAACAACGGTAAAGAGTGGGAACGCGACATCGAAGCCAAATACGTGATCCAGAGCGGTCCAGCCAAAGACCTGAGCCTGCGCGTACGTCAAGCGACCTATCGTTCGTCTGACGGCGTTTACTACGGTTCGGCTTCCTTGGACGAACTGCGCCTGATCGCGCAATACCCGCTGAACATCCTGTAA
- a CDS encoding protein SlyX: MDLQDRVTDLESRLAFQDDTIETLNDILVAQQRAVERLQLQMTALLKRQEEMGGQFETSEEEAPPPHY; the protein is encoded by the coding sequence ATGGATTTGCAAGACCGTGTAACCGACCTGGAAAGCCGCTTGGCCTTTCAAGACGACACCATTGAGACCCTCAATGACATTCTGGTGGCCCAGCAACGGGCCGTTGAGCGCTTGCAGTTGCAGATGACCGCGTTGCTCAAGCGCCAGGAAGAGATGGGTGGGCAGTTCGAAACGTCGGAAGAAGAAGCGCCGCCTCCGCACTACTGA
- a CDS encoding cold-shock protein produces MLKIVHLLTGVAALLLSFIPSLQQGSPPYLEQHDALYLALFGLLNLTLAPVIPYWNKGTRHQLQNLVSALLVLTVVVQTLTLLAPMPEVGGHPAILLSLVIAVVAIVLHLAISFYRSSPAASSQTYDMTNRDTGTVKWFNTSKGFGFISRDSGDDIFVHFRAIRGEGHRVLVEGQRVEFSVMNRDKGLQAEDVIAALPRR; encoded by the coding sequence ATGTTGAAAATCGTCCACCTGCTAACGGGCGTTGCAGCTTTGCTGCTGTCCTTTATACCGAGCTTGCAACAGGGAAGCCCTCCCTACCTGGAACAACACGACGCTCTGTACCTGGCCTTGTTCGGCCTTCTTAACCTGACGCTGGCACCGGTCATTCCTTACTGGAACAAAGGCACACGTCATCAACTGCAAAACCTGGTCAGCGCGCTGCTGGTTCTGACCGTTGTTGTACAAACCCTCACCCTCCTGGCGCCCATGCCTGAAGTCGGTGGCCACCCGGCCATTCTGCTTAGCCTGGTGATTGCTGTGGTCGCCATCGTTCTTCACCTGGCCATCAGCTTCTACCGTTCGTCCCCTGCGGCCTCGTCGCAAACCTACGACATGACCAATCGGGATACCGGTACCGTCAAGTGGTTCAACACATCCAAAGGCTTCGGCTTTATTTCCCGTGATTCGGGCGACGATATCTTCGTCCACTTCCGGGCCATTCGCGGCGAAGGCCATCGCGTCCTGGTGGAAGGCCAGCGCGTGGAGTTTTCCGTGATGAATCGCGACAAAGGCCTACAGGCAGAAGACGTGATAGCTGCACTGCCGCGTCGCTGA
- a CDS encoding DNA starvation/stationary phase protection protein, translated as MAIDIGISEEDRKSIVDGLSRLLSDTYVLYLKTHNFHWNVTGPMFRTLHLMFEEQYNELALAVDSIAERIRALGFPAPGAYSIYARLSSIKEEEGVPSAEEMIQQLVAGQEAVTRTARGIFPLLDKVSDEPTADLLTQRMQVHEKTAWMLRSLLENK; from the coding sequence ATGGCAATCGATATTGGTATCAGTGAAGAAGATCGTAAATCCATCGTCGATGGGCTTTCGCGACTGCTGTCCGATACCTACGTACTGTATCTGAAGACCCACAACTTTCATTGGAACGTTACGGGCCCCATGTTTCGTACGCTGCACTTGATGTTTGAAGAGCAGTACAACGAACTGGCGCTGGCGGTGGATTCCATTGCCGAGCGCATCCGTGCCCTGGGCTTCCCGGCGCCGGGTGCCTATTCGATCTATGCGCGTCTTTCCTCCATCAAAGAGGAGGAGGGTGTGCCCAGTGCCGAAGAAATGATCCAGCAACTGGTCGCCGGCCAGGAAGCGGTCACTCGCACTGCGCGCGGTATTTTCCCATTGCTCGATAAAGTCAGTGATGAGCCGACCGCCGACCTGCTGACCCAGCGTATGCAGGTTCACGAAAAAACCGCGTGGATGCTGCGTTCCCTCCTCGAAAACAAATAA
- a CDS encoding aryl-sulfate sulfotransferase: MSRGEGNGVMETAGFHKIKVDPFVKGFDMGLARPLSRSVRLNGFSTCLRLEQIYWNILTEIARINACSVSALLSYVDREVHLRYGGVKNFSGLVRVVCVEHVLKGCVEP; the protein is encoded by the coding sequence ATGTCGCGTGGAGAAGGTAATGGGGTCATGGAAACCGCTGGTTTTCATAAAATTAAAGTCGATCCTTTTGTGAAGGGTTTCGACATGGGGCTGGCCAGGCCATTGTCCCGATCGGTCAGGCTCAATGGGTTTTCGACATGCCTGCGGCTGGAGCAGATCTATTGGAATATCCTCACGGAAATAGCCAGGATCAATGCCTGCTCTGTCAGTGCGTTGTTGTCTTACGTCGATCGGGAGGTGCACTTGCGTTATGGGGGAGTGAAGAACTTCAGCGGGTTGGTCAGGGTGGTGTGCGTGGAGCATGTACTCAAGGGCTGTGTTGAGCCCTGA
- a CDS encoding zinc ribbon domain-containing protein codes for MPMYDYQCASCGHQLEAIQKISAAPLVDCPACQAPELKKMLSMPGFRLSGSGWYETDFKTGSKKNLAGGDKAD; via the coding sequence ATGCCCATGTACGACTATCAATGTGCTTCCTGTGGTCATCAGTTGGAAGCCATTCAGAAGATCAGCGCAGCGCCGCTGGTCGATTGCCCGGCCTGTCAGGCCCCGGAGCTCAAGAAGATGTTGTCCATGCCTGGCTTCCGCCTGAGCGGCAGCGGCTGGTACGAGACCGATTTCAAGACAGGTTCGAAGAAGAATCTGGCGGGCGGCGACAAAGCAGACTGA